From a single Paraburkholderia sp. FT54 genomic region:
- the tatB gene encoding Sec-independent protein translocase protein TatB has protein sequence MFDIDISKMAVIGTVALVVLGPERLPRVARTAGTLLGRAQRYLSSVRAEVDQQIRIDELRKLKEGFELTVTNVQGTVDRTVRQHAGELQAGVDAAAASLKEALPTAYLPSVHEGPGDLQADLFKVRPARLPMSGQSDVSVRSPRADAVSLMTPAFAGQQPRARWRGSVSGSRGASVKRTRVVSMAASKALGRNSG, from the coding sequence ATGTTTGACATCGACATTTCCAAAATGGCCGTCATCGGCACGGTTGCACTGGTCGTGCTCGGTCCCGAAAGACTGCCCCGTGTCGCGCGTACCGCCGGCACGTTACTGGGGCGCGCGCAACGTTACCTCAGTAGCGTGCGGGCGGAAGTAGACCAACAGATTCGGATCGACGAACTGCGCAAGCTGAAGGAAGGTTTCGAACTGACGGTGACCAATGTGCAGGGCACCGTCGACCGTACCGTGCGCCAGCATGCGGGTGAACTGCAAGCCGGCGTCGATGCGGCGGCGGCAAGCTTGAAAGAAGCGTTGCCAACCGCCTACCTGCCCTCCGTCCACGAAGGGCCAGGCGATTTGCAGGCGGATCTATTCAAGGTTCGACCCGCGCGGCTGCCGATGTCGGGGCAGTCCGATGTCTCGGTTCGCTCGCCTCGCGCGGATGCTGTTTCGCTCATGACACCAGCATTTGCGGGCCAACAGCCGCGGGCGAGGTGGCGCGGATCGGTGTCAGGCAGCCGAGGCGCCTCTGTCAAGCGCACTCGCGTTGTCTCGATGGCCGCCAGCAAAGCGCTGGGACGGAACAGCGGGTGA
- the tatA gene encoding Sec-independent protein translocase subunit TatA, which produces MGSLSMTHWLIVLVIVALVFGTKKIRTFGSDLGGAIKGFKEGMQEIEPVTADAAAKAAPSAAQIDVQNPPAVSQQ; this is translated from the coding sequence ATGGGTAGCCTCAGCATGACGCACTGGCTGATCGTCCTGGTAATCGTTGCGCTAGTTTTCGGCACGAAGAAGATCCGCACTTTCGGCTCGGATCTCGGCGGAGCGATCAAGGGTTTCAAGGAAGGCATGCAGGAAATCGAACCGGTTACCGCGGACGCCGCCGCGAAGGCAGCGCCGTCGGCCGCGCAGATCGACGTGCAGAATCCTCCCGCTGTTTCACAACAATGA
- a CDS encoding cupin domain-containing protein — protein MTDLKRRSVLAGAAAGAVALGATAAAKAAEFGNPDSPPQGSINSTPAAISEPGPQNPQLRDVLPSFNNPPATDVGGMPIPWASFNEAHKRIQAGGWAREVTTKAFPVSKDIAGVNMRLGPGGVRELHWHQQAEWAIMVSGEVRITTIDTKGRAEVADVQAGDIWYFPPGLPHSLQGLGNNGGEFVLAFDNGASGEFNTLMVSDWMAHTPPEILAQNFGVPAEKFKEIPLEQLWIYQGAKAGPLAADQAYAASPNGRPDHPFIFRMGSMAPTLAQPGGEVRIVDSSNFPVSKTVAAAMVTLRPGGLREMHWHPDADEWQYFIQGTGRMTVFNTGPAAQTVDFNPGDVGYVEKNLGHYIKNTGNTDLVFLEIFKSDHFSEVTLAQWLANTPRQLVREHLRVDDATLDVIHKLKERRDVLA, from the coding sequence ATGACTGACCTGAAACGTCGCAGTGTACTAGCTGGAGCGGCCGCCGGAGCTGTGGCACTCGGTGCAACGGCCGCTGCCAAGGCCGCCGAATTCGGCAACCCGGACAGCCCTCCGCAAGGAAGTATCAACTCGACGCCCGCTGCGATTTCCGAGCCCGGTCCGCAGAATCCGCAACTGCGCGACGTTTTGCCGTCGTTCAACAACCCGCCGGCGACGGACGTCGGCGGAATGCCGATTCCATGGGCGTCCTTCAATGAGGCGCACAAGCGCATTCAGGCGGGTGGCTGGGCACGCGAAGTGACGACGAAGGCGTTCCCGGTGTCGAAGGACATCGCGGGCGTGAACATGCGCCTCGGACCGGGCGGCGTGCGCGAACTGCACTGGCACCAGCAGGCCGAGTGGGCCATCATGGTCAGCGGCGAGGTTCGCATCACGACTATCGACACCAAGGGGCGCGCTGAAGTCGCCGACGTGCAAGCCGGCGACATCTGGTACTTTCCGCCGGGCCTGCCGCATTCGCTGCAAGGCTTGGGCAACAACGGCGGCGAATTCGTGCTGGCCTTCGACAACGGTGCATCGGGCGAATTCAACACGCTGATGGTGTCGGACTGGATGGCGCACACGCCACCGGAAATCCTGGCGCAGAACTTCGGCGTGCCGGCCGAGAAGTTCAAGGAAATCCCGCTCGAGCAGCTGTGGATCTACCAGGGCGCCAAGGCAGGCCCGCTAGCAGCCGACCAGGCCTACGCCGCGTCGCCGAACGGCCGCCCGGACCATCCGTTCATCTTCCGGATGGGCTCCATGGCGCCGACGCTGGCTCAGCCGGGCGGTGAAGTGCGCATCGTCGACAGCAGCAACTTCCCGGTTTCGAAGACCGTGGCGGCCGCGATGGTGACGCTCCGTCCGGGTGGTTTGCGCGAGATGCACTGGCACCCGGATGCGGATGAATGGCAGTACTTCATCCAGGGTACCGGTCGCATGACGGTGTTCAACACGGGCCCGGCCGCGCAGACCGTCGACTTCAATCCGGGCGACGTGGGCTATGTCGAGAAGAACCTGGGGCACTACATCAAGAATACCGGGAATACCGACCTTGTTTTCCTCGAAATCTTCAAGTCGGACCACTTCTCCGAAGTGACTCTGGCGCAGTGGCTGGCGAACACGCCGCGCCAACTGGTGCGTGAGCACCTGCGTGTCGATGACGCCACGCTCGACGTTATCCATAAGCTGAAGGAACGTCGCGACGTGCTCGCGTAA
- a CDS encoding 2-oxoglutarate dehydrogenase E1 component — translation MSNDYSEHVVVPQDSASAPQQPYVETQTPLSLRIDRLIEAHRQFGYQAANLDPLSLIPGVVAPRLSPQFYGLDPSQKRPADQVRFPFAPTVGQLEHQLKRVYCSEIALDLSGVRSEIRRHWLFTRMESELIFPEPTIQQREAVLRRLLAAEGWEHLVASRDEHAKRFSLEGCESLIPLLDTLIDSAGIDGVRQIFLGMPHRGRLNALVNLMDFPVWKMLASLDHESDFSAAQNDLPYHLGGTARKQTPHGEVEVVLAHNPSHLQSVLPVVSGMARAWQDEHPGAGCVPIVVHGDAAFAGQGIVMETLNLTRTSGYTLGGTIHVIVNNQIGFTTPNRMDMRESRYCTDIARMIDAPVIRVNADHPEAVIRAARIAFDYRMKHDADVIIDLIGYRRLGHSEHDIADITQPAVQAAISAHPTVTQLYHTAIGAEQPLGYLREEALQNLQSHPVDTDAVIRVAAVPKKGAPIAFEPISFERIQSLTAAMTHVPDGFQLHESVRKLIGKWEAVAGHEGRAADWCFAENLAYASLVSEGHGIRLSGMDVGRGTFMHRHVVWHNQTSGKGADPIHVPLRHIAAGQGAIDVINSPLTEEAVLGFEYGYSVQTQFRMTIWEAQYGDFVNGAQVIIDHYIAAGEFKWGYQSALAVLLPHGHEGVGPEHSNGFLGRFLQLCADENMRVVVPSTSAQWFHLLRQQAVLPRPKPLVVMSPKSQLYGNTASHSSIEEFTDGLFQPVLRDNTVTDRHVITRVVLCSGKLFYELQAARDATGDSATALVRVEQLYPFPRAELSDLLSGFENLTEIVWSQEEDRNQGAWRFVREELERLLRSGCRLREVCRNATASGAHSSIRAHRHEQRRLVAATLNSMAS, via the coding sequence ATGTCCAACGATTACTCCGAGCATGTCGTCGTTCCACAGGATTCTGCTTCGGCCCCGCAGCAGCCGTACGTCGAAACGCAGACCCCGCTCTCGCTGCGGATTGACCGCCTGATCGAGGCACATCGCCAGTTCGGCTATCAGGCTGCCAATCTCGATCCGCTTTCCCTCATTCCCGGCGTGGTGGCGCCGAGGCTTTCGCCGCAGTTCTACGGCCTCGATCCCAGCCAGAAGCGTCCTGCCGATCAGGTCCGGTTTCCTTTCGCACCCACCGTCGGGCAGCTGGAGCACCAACTCAAACGTGTCTACTGCAGCGAGATCGCGCTCGACCTCAGTGGCGTGCGCAGCGAGATCCGCCGACACTGGCTGTTCACCCGCATGGAATCGGAACTGATCTTCCCCGAGCCGACGATACAACAGCGCGAGGCGGTGCTGCGGCGCCTGCTTGCCGCCGAGGGCTGGGAGCACCTGGTCGCGTCCCGCGACGAGCACGCAAAGCGGTTCTCACTGGAAGGCTGCGAAAGCCTCATACCGCTTCTCGATACTTTGATCGACAGCGCCGGCATCGACGGCGTACGCCAGATCTTCCTCGGTATGCCGCACCGTGGACGGTTGAATGCGCTCGTCAACCTGATGGATTTCCCGGTGTGGAAGATGCTGGCCAGTCTCGACCACGAGTCCGACTTTTCCGCCGCGCAAAACGACCTGCCCTATCATCTCGGCGGCACCGCGCGCAAGCAAACGCCGCACGGCGAAGTCGAGGTGGTGCTGGCGCATAACCCATCGCATTTGCAGAGCGTGTTGCCGGTCGTCAGCGGCATGGCCCGGGCATGGCAGGACGAGCACCCGGGTGCCGGCTGCGTGCCGATTGTCGTTCATGGCGACGCCGCGTTCGCGGGCCAGGGCATCGTCATGGAAACCCTGAACCTCACGCGCACGAGTGGCTATACGCTGGGAGGCACCATCCATGTCATCGTCAACAACCAGATCGGTTTCACCACGCCCAACCGTATGGACATGCGCGAGAGCAGATACTGCACGGACATTGCCCGGATGATCGACGCGCCCGTCATTCGCGTCAATGCCGACCACCCTGAAGCCGTGATTCGCGCTGCCCGTATCGCGTTCGATTACCGGATGAAGCATGACGCGGACGTCATCATCGACCTGATCGGCTACCGGCGGCTCGGTCATTCGGAACACGACATTGCAGATATCACCCAACCGGCCGTGCAGGCGGCCATCTCTGCTCACCCAACGGTAACGCAGCTCTATCACACTGCGATCGGCGCCGAGCAACCGCTCGGTTACCTTCGCGAAGAGGCACTGCAAAACTTGCAGAGCCATCCGGTTGATACCGATGCGGTTATTCGCGTCGCGGCGGTGCCGAAAAAGGGCGCGCCGATCGCGTTCGAGCCGATATCGTTCGAACGCATCCAGTCACTGACTGCAGCGATGACCCACGTGCCAGATGGATTTCAACTGCATGAATCCGTTCGCAAGCTCATCGGGAAGTGGGAAGCGGTGGCCGGTCATGAGGGCCGCGCTGCGGACTGGTGTTTTGCGGAGAACCTTGCATATGCCTCGTTAGTGTCCGAAGGCCATGGCATCCGTCTGTCTGGCATGGACGTCGGCCGGGGCACATTCATGCACAGGCATGTGGTGTGGCACAACCAGACTTCCGGGAAGGGTGCAGATCCCATTCACGTCCCGTTGAGGCACATCGCCGCCGGGCAGGGCGCCATCGATGTGATCAATTCGCCGCTTACGGAAGAAGCGGTGCTCGGTTTCGAATACGGCTACAGCGTGCAGACGCAATTCCGGATGACGATCTGGGAAGCGCAGTATGGCGACTTCGTGAACGGAGCCCAGGTCATCATCGATCATTACATCGCGGCCGGTGAGTTCAAGTGGGGCTATCAGTCCGCGCTCGCCGTCCTGCTGCCGCATGGCCATGAAGGCGTCGGTCCGGAACACTCGAACGGTTTCCTTGGCCGCTTTCTGCAGCTGTGCGCGGACGAAAACATGCGTGTCGTGGTCCCGTCGACGTCGGCGCAATGGTTCCATCTGCTGCGCCAGCAGGCCGTGTTGCCTCGACCCAAGCCGCTCGTCGTCATGTCGCCAAAATCGCAGCTGTATGGCAACACCGCGTCGCATTCGTCGATCGAGGAATTCACTGACGGTCTGTTCCAACCGGTGCTGCGCGACAACACAGTGACCGACCGGCACGTGATCACCCGCGTCGTGCTCTGCAGCGGCAAGCTGTTTTATGAGCTGCAGGCGGCGCGCGACGCTACCGGCGATAGCGCGACCGCATTGGTGCGCGTCGAACAGCTTTATCCGTTCCCGCGCGCGGAGCTAAGCGATCTGCTATCGGGATTCGAGAACCTGACCGAAATCGTCTGGTCGCAGGAAGAAGACCGCAACCAGGGTGCATGGCGCTTCGTGCGTGAGGAACTCGAGCGGCTGTTGCGGTCGGGATGCCGGCTGCGCGAGGTGTGCCGCAACGCCACTGCATCGGGCGCGCATTCGTCGATTCGGGCACATCGTCATGAGCAACGCCGTCTGGTGGCGGCGACGCTCAACAGTATGGCTTCCTGA